In the Plectropomus leopardus isolate mb chromosome 5, YSFRI_Pleo_2.0, whole genome shotgun sequence genome, one interval contains:
- the LOC121943618 gene encoding ras-related protein Rap-2b: MREYKVVVLGSGGVGKSALTVQFVTGSFIEKYDPTIEDFYRKEIEVDSSPSVLEILDTAGTEQFASMRDLYIKNGQGFILVYSLVNQQSFQDIKPMRDQIIRVKRYERVPMILVGNKVDLEGEREVSSGEGKALADDWNCPFMETSAKNKTSVDELFAEIVRQMNYASTPNGDDQCCSSCVIL, encoded by the coding sequence ATGAGAGAGTACAAAGTAGTGGTTCTCGGGTCCGGAGGGGTCGGTAAATCCGCGTTAACCGTCCAGTTCGTGACGGGATCCTTCATAGAGAAGTACGACCCCACGATAGAGGATTTCTACAGGAAGGAGATCGAGGTTGACTCCTCTCCGTCCGTCCTGGAGATCCTGGACACGGCGGGGACCGAGCAGTTTGCCTCCATGCGAGACCTGTACATAAAAAACGGGCAGGGTTTCATCCTGGTCTACAGCTTGGTGAACCAGCAGAGCTTCCAGGATATCAAACCGATGCGGGATCAGATCATTCGGGTGAAAAGGTACGAGAGAGTGCCGATGATTCTGGTTGGAAACAAAGTGGACCTGGAGGGGGAAAGGGAGGTCTCGTCCGGTGAGGGGAAGGCACTGGCGGACGACTGGAACTGCCCGTTCATGGAAACTTcagccaaaaataaaacctcGGTGGACGAACTGTTTGCAGAGATTGTCCGACAGATGAACTATGCCTCAACACCAAATGGCGACGACCAGTGCTGCTCGTCTTGTGTCATTCTTTAA